In the Myxococcaceae bacterium genome, one interval contains:
- a CDS encoding helix-turn-helix transcriptional regulator — protein sequence MKRHRGEQLLGLRQEARLTQIELAKKVGTTGSAISRYENFACNRYELNTIHKIVKACGGKMRLVFEKSQDA from the coding sequence ATGAAAAGACATCGTGGCGAGCAACTCTTGGGCTTGCGCCAAGAAGCGCGTCTGACCCAAATAGAGCTTGCTAAAAAAGTTGGAACCACGGGTTCAGCCATTAGCCGTTATGAGAATTTTGCTTGCAACCGCTATGAGTTAAACACAATTCATAAAATCGTCAAAGCTTGCGGGGGTAAGATGCGGCTTGTATTTGAGAAATCACAAGATGCCTAA
- a CDS encoding isoleucine--tRNA ligase, with product MPIFKPIPEAFSFPEQEQAILAFWERISAFQESLERRKGDGTNRYTFYDGPPFATGLPHYGHFVASTLKDVVPRYWTMRGKYVERRFGWDTHGLPIEMETEKTLGLSGPTEIKAYGIDRFNEACREGVLKYTGEWEKIIGRLGRWVDFKNHYKTMDVDFMESVWWVFQQLWNKGFVEQDFRVMPYSWRLSTPLSNFEANLDYRDVQDPAITVRLKLRDQDAYLLVWTTTPWTLPSNLAVAVGNEICYVRARRKEDPTVYLLARDRLEAVLGKEAEIIEELQGDKLVGQFYEPLFEDYVGQAPNLFQVLPSAHVTTTDGTGLVHMAPAFGQEDFEACKKAGIPLFGHDSVDEEGRLVSLGVHIKEADPILIRKLKEAGKLFRQDTIQHSYPYCWRSGTPLIYKALPVWQIKVSAIRERLLQNNARIHWVPESVGEKRFANWLSDAQDWCISRNRFWGCPIPIWICPRCNQQRCVGSKSELEKLAQESLSDLHSHCIDALTMDCECGEKMKRIPEVFDCWFESGSMPYAQNHYPFENSEAFQTDFPADFIAEGLDQTRGWFYTLLVLSTALFDQPPFKNVVVNGLVLASDGSKMSKSKKNYPDPSLVMNEYGADALRAYLINSPIVRAEPLLFNEKGVKEIVRSVMLPLFHAWSFFVQYANIDAWDPRSLKVSQHRPEIDRWVLSRLQSLIAQVNEQMESYSLYKVIPPMLGFIDDLTNWYIRRSRRRFWRNATEPGAEDDKQAAYATLYEVLVTFSKLLAPVLPFISETLYQNLTFESGESVHWQDYPIADESQIDLELEREVEVVRQVVRLGRALREKHKLKTRQPLQAVVVATHDPIAQAALVSHAELIQQELNVKRVVYQADDSALCVLLIKANFKTLGKRLGAQMREASEVIAQWGRSEFAALQAGQNLKVLDQSIGLEDVLVTRVTQGDLVLESAGELTVGLETDLTLELIQEGWMRETVSQLQKLRKDQGLQVTDRIQLFFETDSDDLKAALVQFDAMIQSEVLATSITWGEDAKNKISLEIEGFVLQVSLQA from the coding sequence ATGCCTATCTTTAAGCCGATCCCAGAGGCGTTCTCTTTTCCTGAACAAGAACAAGCCATCCTGGCGTTTTGGGAGCGAATCTCTGCGTTTCAAGAAAGCCTCGAGCGACGCAAGGGCGATGGAACCAATCGGTATACATTTTACGATGGCCCTCCTTTTGCTACCGGGCTGCCTCATTACGGGCATTTTGTGGCTTCCACCCTGAAAGACGTGGTTCCGCGCTATTGGACGATGCGTGGCAAATACGTCGAAAGACGATTTGGGTGGGATACCCATGGCCTTCCGATTGAGATGGAAACCGAAAAAACGTTGGGTCTATCCGGTCCAACGGAAATCAAAGCCTATGGGATTGATCGTTTTAACGAAGCGTGTCGAGAAGGTGTGCTCAAATACACAGGTGAATGGGAAAAAATCATTGGACGTTTGGGACGGTGGGTCGATTTTAAAAATCATTACAAGACCATGGATGTGGATTTCATGGAATCGGTGTGGTGGGTGTTTCAGCAACTGTGGAACAAAGGTTTCGTTGAACAAGATTTTCGAGTGATGCCTTACAGCTGGCGTTTATCAACGCCGCTTTCCAATTTTGAAGCCAATCTTGATTATCGTGACGTTCAAGATCCCGCCATTACTGTTCGGCTTAAACTTCGAGACCAGGATGCTTATCTGTTGGTCTGGACGACAACGCCCTGGACTTTGCCCTCTAATTTGGCCGTCGCAGTCGGAAATGAGATTTGCTATGTTCGAGCGCGCCGCAAAGAAGACCCAACGGTTTACCTGCTGGCTCGCGATCGACTCGAAGCCGTTCTGGGTAAAGAGGCCGAGATCATCGAAGAACTCCAAGGTGACAAGCTTGTGGGTCAGTTCTACGAACCCCTTTTTGAAGATTATGTAGGGCAAGCGCCGAACCTATTCCAGGTTTTGCCCAGCGCTCATGTGACGACAACCGACGGAACGGGTTTGGTGCACATGGCACCTGCTTTTGGGCAAGAGGATTTTGAAGCTTGCAAAAAAGCAGGGATACCTTTGTTCGGGCACGACTCGGTCGATGAAGAAGGCCGTCTTGTCTCATTGGGTGTGCACATCAAAGAAGCCGATCCCATCTTAATTCGTAAGCTCAAAGAAGCAGGAAAGCTGTTTCGTCAAGATACGATTCAGCACAGTTACCCTTATTGTTGGCGCAGTGGAACTCCGCTGATTTATAAAGCATTGCCCGTTTGGCAAATCAAAGTGTCGGCGATTCGAGAACGCCTTTTGCAAAATAACGCTCGCATTCATTGGGTCCCTGAGAGCGTAGGCGAGAAGCGGTTTGCTAATTGGTTAAGCGATGCACAGGACTGGTGCATTTCCCGAAATCGTTTCTGGGGGTGCCCAATTCCGATTTGGATTTGCCCTCGTTGCAACCAGCAGCGCTGCGTGGGATCCAAATCTGAGCTCGAGAAATTAGCGCAAGAATCTCTCAGCGATTTGCATTCGCATTGCATCGATGCCTTAACGATGGATTGTGAGTGCGGAGAGAAAATGAAGCGCATTCCGGAAGTCTTTGATTGCTGGTTCGAATCCGGTTCGATGCCTTACGCACAAAATCATTACCCGTTTGAGAACTCAGAGGCTTTTCAAACCGATTTCCCGGCAGACTTTATTGCCGAAGGTTTGGATCAAACACGCGGATGGTTTTACACGCTTTTGGTACTATCGACGGCTTTGTTTGATCAACCACCCTTTAAAAACGTCGTCGTGAATGGGCTGGTTTTGGCTTCCGATGGCTCAAAAATGAGCAAATCCAAGAAAAACTACCCAGACCCCAGTTTGGTCATGAACGAGTACGGAGCCGATGCGCTTCGTGCCTATTTGATTAATTCGCCCATTGTTCGGGCAGAGCCTCTGCTCTTCAACGAAAAGGGTGTGAAAGAAATTGTTCGCAGTGTCATGCTTCCTCTCTTTCATGCCTGGTCCTTTTTTGTACAATACGCCAACATCGATGCTTGGGACCCTCGTAGTTTGAAGGTTTCTCAGCACAGACCAGAAATCGATCGTTGGGTATTGTCCAGGCTTCAATCGCTTATTGCGCAAGTGAATGAGCAGATGGAAAGCTACTCTCTCTACAAAGTGATCCCTCCGATGCTGGGCTTTATTGACGACCTGACCAACTGGTATATTCGAAGAAGTCGAAGACGTTTTTGGAGAAATGCGACGGAACCAGGCGCTGAGGACGACAAGCAGGCCGCTTACGCAACGCTTTACGAAGTGCTGGTGACCTTTAGCAAGCTCCTGGCGCCTGTATTACCCTTTATTTCGGAAACGCTTTATCAGAATTTGACTTTTGAATCTGGAGAAAGCGTTCACTGGCAAGACTACCCAATCGCCGATGAATCTCAGATTGATTTAGAACTCGAACGCGAGGTTGAAGTGGTTCGACAAGTGGTGCGCCTAGGACGCGCTTTGCGTGAAAAACACAAGCTGAAAACACGCCAGCCTTTGCAAGCAGTCGTCGTGGCCACACACGACCCGATCGCACAAGCAGCTCTGGTGAGTCACGCAGAGTTGATTCAACAAGAGCTGAATGTGAAACGAGTGGTTTATCAAGCAGACGACTCGGCTTTGTGCGTGCTTTTGATCAAAGCGAATTTTAAGACGCTGGGCAAGCGCCTGGGAGCCCAGATGCGTGAAGCCAGCGAAGTCATCGCTCAATGGGGCCGTTCGGAGTTTGCAGCTCTGCAAGCGGGTCAAAATTTGAAAGTTTTGGATCAGTCGATTGGCTTGGAAGACGTGTTGGTGACTCGAGTGACTCAGGGGGATCTGGTCTTGGAATCCGCAGGAGAGCTGACGGTAGGTTTGGAAACAGATTTGACTCTTGAGCTGATTCAGGAGGGATGGATGCGTGAGACGGTCAGTCAGTTGCAAAAACTTCGAAAAGATCAGGGACTTCAAGTCACCGATCGCATTCAGCTGTTTTTTGAAACCGACTCGGACGATTTAAAAGCCGCTCTGGTGCAATTTGACGCGATGATTCAGTCGGAGGTTTTAGCCACATCGATCACTTGGGGGGAAGATGCAAAAAATAAAATTTCGCTGGAAATCGAGGGCTTCGTGCTTCAAGTAAGCCTGCAGGCCTGA
- a CDS encoding AAA family ATPase, with protein sequence MRFAIGLDDFKKLRTLVDSEGRHNFYCDKSLLIKDVIDDGSEIILLPRPRRFGKSLNLSMLKYFFGTEEPLFEGLAISQHQNILEGWRGKFPVIFMGLKNLKAQDLETLTSSLKIKISDVYKEYEYLLTSEKLTVLNKKTIEPYFEPHFTDSYLTNSFLYLTQMLEIHHGQKVWVLIDEYDTPLQEAYLKGFFPESVALFKNILGALLKSNNALYKGVVTGITRIAKESLFSDLNNVGTYDITCNEYAEHFGFTEKEIERMCPKDHISALKSWYNGYRFGDGLTIYNPWSILHFLKKGYKLAPYWINTSSNDLIQECITADKLRDIHALIDGKSLDIKVEPYTVMNNLKENPSSFWNLLFISGYLTLDTDGRMTIPNLEVHDFFEKIVLKWFGGKQGETFLTDLLEDLILGHVLELQSKLQRLILETMSFHDVTERKQESFYHGFLLGMTLGLRDRYVIKSNRESGYGRYDLALYPKDTQKDPGILIEVKMGLKAKAGLQQIEKKTYYQDLQTHGCSEINRYSIAFDGKAVGLESNSDITTV encoded by the coding sequence ATGCGCTTCGCAATTGGTTTGGATGATTTTAAAAAATTAAGAACTTTGGTCGATTCTGAAGGAAGACACAATTTTTATTGCGATAAGTCTTTGCTGATCAAAGACGTTATTGACGATGGCTCTGAAATTATTCTCTTGCCAAGACCTAGACGCTTTGGAAAATCGTTAAATCTTTCTATGTTGAAGTACTTCTTTGGAACCGAAGAACCTTTATTTGAAGGTTTAGCGATTAGTCAGCACCAAAATATTTTAGAGGGCTGGCGAGGAAAATTTCCTGTGATCTTCATGGGATTGAAGAATTTAAAAGCTCAGGACCTGGAAACATTGACCAGTTCGCTGAAAATCAAGATCAGCGATGTTTACAAAGAATATGAATATTTGCTGACTTCGGAAAAGCTAACCGTTTTAAACAAGAAGACCATTGAGCCATATTTTGAACCTCATTTTACAGACAGCTACCTGACCAATTCTTTCTTGTACTTGACCCAAATGCTGGAAATCCATCACGGCCAGAAGGTTTGGGTGTTGATTGATGAGTACGATACACCTTTGCAAGAAGCCTATCTCAAAGGATTTTTTCCGGAGTCTGTTGCACTCTTCAAAAATATTCTAGGAGCCTTATTAAAATCAAATAATGCTTTATATAAAGGCGTTGTTACAGGCATTACTCGGATCGCCAAAGAAAGCCTCTTTTCAGACTTAAACAACGTCGGAACTTACGATATTACCTGCAACGAGTATGCTGAGCATTTCGGCTTCACAGAAAAAGAAATAGAGAGAATGTGCCCAAAAGACCATATTTCAGCTTTGAAATCTTGGTATAACGGATACCGTTTTGGTGATGGTCTAACAATCTATAATCCCTGGTCAATTCTGCATTTTTTGAAAAAGGGATACAAGTTAGCACCTTATTGGATTAATACGTCTTCGAATGATCTGATTCAAGAATGCATCACTGCAGATAAACTCAGGGACATTCATGCTTTGATCGATGGAAAGAGCCTGGATATTAAAGTAGAGCCCTACACGGTCATGAATAATCTGAAAGAAAACCCCTCTTCTTTTTGGAATCTGCTCTTTATTTCCGGCTACCTGACTTTAGACACGGATGGAAGAATGACGATTCCAAACTTGGAGGTTCACGATTTCTTTGAAAAGATCGTGCTGAAATGGTTTGGAGGGAAACAGGGCGAAACCTTTCTCACGGATTTGTTAGAAGACTTGATTTTAGGCCATGTTCTAGAACTTCAATCCAAGCTACAGAGGCTGATTCTAGAAACGATGAGTTTTCATGACGTAACGGAACGAAAACAAGAATCTTTTTATCATGGATTTCTGCTGGGCATGACACTCGGCTTACGAGATCGTTATGTTATTAAATCTAATCGAGAAAGTGGCTACGGTCGCTATGATTTGGCTTTATATCCCAAAGACACACAAAAAGACCCTGGTATTCTCATCGAAGTGAAGATGGGTCTGAAAGCCAAGGCTGGTTTGCAGCAGATCGAAAAGAAGACGTATTATCAAGACTTACAAACTCATGGTTGTAGCGAAATAAACCGTTATTCGATCGCTTTTGATGGAAAGGCTGTCGGTTTAGAGTCCAATTCCGATATCACTACTGTTTAG
- the ndk gene encoding nucleoside-diphosphate kinase, translated as MMQRTFSIIKPDGVRRNLIGKIIGRFEEEGLRVIAAQMRRLSLHEAEGFYAVHKERPFFGELVESMTSGPVLLMVLEGANAVAKNREIMGATNPAQAAENTLRKLYALSIGENTVHGSDAPETAATEIAWFFAQSQVG; from the coding sequence ATGATGCAAAGAACTTTTTCGATTATTAAACCCGACGGTGTGCGTCGCAATCTCATAGGCAAAATCATTGGCCGCTTCGAAGAAGAAGGCCTTCGAGTGATAGCGGCTCAGATGAGGCGCCTGAGTCTGCATGAAGCCGAAGGCTTTTACGCGGTTCATAAAGAAAGACCGTTTTTTGGCGAATTGGTGGAATCGATGACTTCAGGTCCGGTTTTGTTGATGGTCTTGGAAGGTGCCAATGCCGTTGCTAAGAATCGTGAGATCATGGGGGCAACGAATCCTGCTCAAGCAGCTGAAAATACCTTGCGTAAGCTGTATGCTCTTTCCATTGGTGAGAATACGGTACATGGCTCGGATGCTCCTGAGACGGCTGCAACGGAAATTGCCTGGTTTTTTGCACAAAGCCAGGTTGGCTAA
- a CDS encoding (2Fe-2S) ferredoxin domain-containing protein has translation MPKKHLFLCSDQRNPKCCSHEEGMRSWNYLKKRITELGLKTKVRRSKTHCLQVCEKGPVMVIYPEETWHLGCTPEKIEQILQELQSPPEESI, from the coding sequence ATGCCCAAGAAGCATCTCTTTCTCTGCAGCGATCAAAGAAATCCAAAATGTTGCTCTCACGAAGAAGGCATGCGTTCCTGGAACTACTTGAAGAAGCGAATCACCGAACTGGGCTTGAAAACAAAGGTCCGACGTTCAAAAACACACTGCTTGCAAGTGTGCGAGAAAGGACCTGTGATGGTGATTTATCCAGAAGAAACCTGGCATCTTGGCTGCACTCCGGAGAAGATCGAGCAGATTTTACAAGAGCTCCAATCCCCACCCGAAGAATCGATCTAA
- a CDS encoding aspartate-semialdehyde dehydrogenase codes for MSRAFSIAVVGATGLVGSELISILEERCFPVSQWTLLTCKESAGERVQVNGQSLTIQTLQAEALKDVDIAFIAAEASIAEQVAEWIQGTKTILIDQSNAFRWDEKVPLVVAEVNPEDIAQFKIKNVIACPNANTVPIVQLLAPLDHQADLSRVVVASYQAVSGVGREGMEELESQTRDLFSMREIKPKHFAHRIAFNILPHIPGEEEGLLLETRRILKKPDLKMATTCAQVPVFNGYSAAVHMEFRKPITEDTARPILEATKGLQIVDDVSEDLYPTPAEASGGDATLVGRIRNDDSVEHGLAAWYSCDNLRTGSALNAVKIAEILAKEYLR; via the coding sequence ATGTCTCGTGCTTTTTCGATCGCAGTCGTGGGTGCAACCGGCCTGGTTGGCTCTGAGTTAATTTCAATTCTTGAAGAGCGCTGTTTTCCAGTAAGCCAGTGGACCTTGCTGACCTGTAAGGAATCTGCGGGTGAGCGCGTTCAAGTCAACGGCCAATCTCTTACCATTCAAACCCTCCAGGCTGAGGCGTTGAAGGACGTGGATATCGCTTTTATTGCAGCCGAAGCATCGATCGCTGAACAAGTAGCCGAATGGATCCAAGGAACGAAAACAATCTTAATTGATCAAAGCAATGCGTTTCGATGGGACGAAAAAGTTCCACTCGTGGTCGCTGAAGTCAACCCTGAAGACATTGCTCAGTTCAAAATCAAAAACGTGATTGCTTGTCCGAATGCCAATACCGTTCCGATCGTCCAATTGCTCGCGCCGCTCGACCATCAAGCCGACTTAAGTCGCGTGGTGGTGGCTTCTTATCAAGCCGTTTCCGGGGTTGGTCGAGAAGGCATGGAAGAGCTCGAGTCCCAGACGCGTGACTTGTTTTCCATGCGAGAGATAAAGCCTAAACACTTTGCTCACCGAATTGCCTTCAACATCTTGCCCCATATTCCTGGGGAAGAAGAAGGGTTGTTGCTGGAAACACGTCGGATTCTCAAAAAACCAGATCTGAAAATGGCTACCACTTGCGCTCAGGTGCCGGTCTTTAACGGATACAGCGCCGCGGTTCATATGGAATTTCGAAAACCTATCACCGAAGACACAGCTCGGCCTATTTTGGAAGCCACAAAGGGCTTGCAAATTGTCGACGATGTGAGCGAGGATCTCTACCCAACTCCCGCAGAAGCATCCGGAGGAGATGCGACTTTGGTAGGACGAATTCGAAATGACGACTCCGTTGAACACGGCTTAGCGGCTTGGTATTCGTGTGATAATTTACGAACCGGCTCTGCGCTAAACGCGGTCAAGATTGCTGAAATTTTAGCCAAGGAATATCTTCGATGA
- the gatA gene encoding Asp-tRNA(Asn)/Glu-tRNA(Gln) amidotransferase subunit GatA yields MKTLSEAINDLNEKKASSVELTKACLSQIRTHDEQLGCYLHVAEASALKSAQESDARRAQGQTLGALDGIPLGIKDMIFCQGMPVTAASKILENYVAPYDATVIQKLKKQGAILLGKLNQDEFAMGSSGENSAYRICRNPLKPTHTPGGSSSGSAAAVVANMGYGTLGTDTGGSVRQPASYCGIVGLKPTYGRVSRYGVIAYASSLDQVGVLGHGVRDAAHLLQGIAGHDPSDSTSVDLPVPDYASLLTDSMQGLKIGVPKEFFVEGLAPEVRSVLEDTIARLEKSGASLQEISLPNTQHALASYYIIATAEASSNLSRYDGIRYGPRLGEEGGLRSVYEETRGQLFGTEVKRRILLGSYVLSAGYYDAYYVRAQKVRRLIAEDFRQAFQKVDVILGPTAPTPAFKLGEKALDPLQMYLADIFTIPVNLAGLPGISIPGGRSYEGLPIGVQLIGKPFQESDLLNAAYALERLLA; encoded by the coding sequence ATGAAAACACTTTCTGAAGCCATAAACGATTTAAACGAAAAAAAAGCCTCCAGTGTCGAACTCACGAAGGCGTGTTTGAGCCAGATTCGCACTCACGATGAGCAGTTGGGTTGTTACTTGCACGTTGCCGAAGCATCGGCCCTGAAAAGTGCTCAAGAATCCGATGCACGAAGAGCTCAGGGACAGACTCTGGGTGCCTTAGACGGGATCCCTCTGGGGATTAAAGACATGATCTTTTGCCAAGGCATGCCTGTCACAGCCGCATCGAAAATTCTTGAGAACTATGTGGCGCCCTACGATGCCACCGTCATCCAGAAACTGAAGAAACAAGGCGCTATTCTACTCGGAAAGCTGAACCAAGATGAATTCGCCATGGGGTCTTCTGGGGAGAACAGCGCTTATCGAATTTGCCGAAACCCTCTTAAGCCCACCCATACGCCGGGCGGTTCTTCCAGTGGTTCGGCAGCGGCCGTTGTGGCAAATATGGGCTACGGAACTCTCGGAACCGATACCGGTGGTTCCGTTCGACAGCCCGCTTCCTACTGTGGGATCGTCGGCCTCAAGCCGACTTACGGAAGGGTTTCTCGTTACGGTGTGATTGCGTACGCTAGCTCCTTGGATCAAGTGGGTGTTTTGGGGCACGGTGTTCGAGATGCCGCTCACCTCTTGCAGGGCATCGCCGGCCACGATCCCTCGGATTCCACCAGCGTTGATCTCCCGGTGCCCGACTATGCCAGCTTGCTGACAGACAGCATGCAAGGTCTGAAAATCGGAGTCCCCAAAGAATTCTTTGTTGAAGGTCTAGCCCCAGAAGTTCGTTCAGTTCTCGAGGATACGATCGCTCGCCTAGAGAAATCCGGTGCGAGCCTTCAAGAGATTTCTCTGCCGAACACGCAGCACGCTTTGGCCAGTTATTACATCATTGCGACGGCCGAAGCGTCTTCAAATCTTTCCCGTTACGATGGAATTCGTTACGGCCCACGACTGGGCGAAGAAGGCGGGCTTCGATCCGTCTACGAAGAAACCCGTGGGCAACTCTTTGGCACGGAAGTCAAGCGGCGCATTTTATTGGGCAGCTACGTGTTAAGCGCCGGATATTACGATGCTTACTACGTTCGAGCGCAAAAAGTTCGCCGTTTAATTGCCGAAGATTTTCGCCAAGCCTTTCAAAAGGTCGATGTCATTTTAGGTCCTACTGCTCCAACACCGGCCTTTAAGCTCGGTGAAAAAGCCTTAGACCCACTTCAGATGTATTTGGCAGATATTTTCACGATTCCTGTCAACTTAGCGGGGCTACCCGGCATCTCGATCCCTGGAGGCCGGTCTTATGAAGGTCTTCCCATCGGCGTGCAACTGATTGGCAAACCCTTCCAGGAAAGCGACTTGCTAAACGCCGCTTATGCCCTTGAAAGGTTATTGGCATGA
- a CDS encoding HIT domain-containing protein encodes MSDCLFCQIVSGNVSAQIVAQTDSLIAFQDIHPQAPKHVLIIPKEHIESAKTISQTQSALIGQMVLLAQELNPERDFRLTINAGVEAGQSVFHLHMHVLSGRSFSWPPG; translated from the coding sequence ATGAGCGATTGCCTGTTCTGCCAAATCGTTTCTGGCAATGTTTCGGCTCAAATTGTCGCTCAAACCGATTCGCTGATTGCATTTCAAGACATCCACCCTCAGGCACCCAAGCATGTCTTGATTATCCCGAAGGAACACATTGAATCGGCCAAAACGATTTCCCAAACTCAAAGCGCTTTGATCGGTCAGATGGTTCTGCTCGCACAAGAGCTCAACCCAGAACGTGACTTTCGTCTCACCATCAATGCCGGTGTCGAAGCGGGGCAGAGCGTATTCCACCTGCATATGCACGTGCTTTCAGGGCGCTCATTTTCTTGGCCACCCGGTTGA
- the gatC gene encoding Asp-tRNA(Asn)/Glu-tRNA(Gln) amidotransferase subunit GatC, whose amino-acid sequence MDFSFEDMQKLARLSRLALSEAELNDRKKDLEQILSHITSLQNLSVENIEPMTHAVPIELFQRSDVAMTGIGRQGLCGSAGFEEGLIKVPKIIE is encoded by the coding sequence TATGCAAAAGCTTGCTCGGCTATCGCGGCTGGCCCTCAGTGAAGCGGAGTTGAACGATCGCAAAAAAGATTTGGAACAAATCCTAAGCCATATCACCAGCCTTCAGAATCTGTCGGTCGAGAATATCGAACCCATGACTCATGCTGTTCCCATCGAACTTTTTCAACGTTCCGACGTCGCAATGACCGGAATTGGCCGACAAGGGCTCTGCGGCTCTGCCGGCTTTGAAGAAGGTCTGATCAAAGTTCCCAAAATTATTGAGTAG
- a CDS encoding glutamate--tRNA ligase encodes MEIRVRIGPSPTGDPHVGTGYVSLFNYAFAKQQGGKFILRIEDTDQKRSTPESEQAILSSIKWLGIQWDEGPDIGGPCGPYRQSERLPIYKEHVEKLISKGHAYWCSCTPERLAEVRKRQLALKQPTGYDGHCRALNLSEGLVIRLKTPQEGETVFRDLLRGEISIGNSEIDDQVLFKSDGFPTYHLANVVDDHLMRITHVIRGEEWISSTPKHILLYRFFGWEPPQFAHLPLLRNADKSKVSKRKNPVSLEYFREAGYLPDALLNFLGLMAFSFEEGREIFSLSDFVQNFKLERISLGGPVFDLKKLLWLNGRYLRENRNGEQVVAYLQDRLFSTAYLNQIVPLVKERVEKSEDFIEYADFFFKASVLVEPENYLIKGVEDRKKLIELYEELIEQIEVLRPFDAPSLESALRTFCEQHQLKPKDVFMPVRLMATGKKATPPLFETLAVLGRERCRTRLRAALGELKK; translated from the coding sequence ATGGAAATACGCGTTCGTATCGGCCCATCTCCGACGGGAGACCCTCATGTTGGGACGGGCTATGTATCCTTGTTTAACTATGCTTTTGCCAAACAGCAGGGTGGCAAATTTATTCTGCGGATTGAAGACACCGACCAGAAGCGCTCGACGCCCGAAAGCGAACAAGCCATCCTCTCTTCCATTAAGTGGTTAGGCATTCAGTGGGATGAAGGGCCGGATATCGGAGGTCCGTGCGGTCCATATCGTCAAAGCGAACGTTTGCCCATTTACAAAGAGCACGTGGAAAAACTCATTTCAAAGGGTCATGCTTATTGGTGCAGCTGCACCCCCGAACGTTTGGCGGAAGTTCGAAAAAGGCAGCTCGCGCTCAAACAGCCCACGGGTTACGATGGCCATTGTCGAGCCTTAAATCTCAGCGAAGGATTAGTCATTCGACTCAAAACGCCTCAAGAGGGCGAAACCGTGTTTCGGGACCTGTTGCGCGGCGAAATTTCGATTGGCAATTCGGAAATCGATGACCAAGTGCTATTCAAGAGCGATGGGTTTCCAACGTACCACTTAGCGAATGTAGTCGACGACCACCTCATGCGCATCACACACGTGATCCGAGGTGAGGAATGGATCAGTTCGACCCCTAAACATATTTTACTCTATCGATTTTTTGGTTGGGAACCCCCTCAGTTTGCGCATCTGCCTCTGCTGAGAAACGCCGATAAAAGCAAAGTTTCGAAACGTAAAAATCCTGTTTCGCTCGAGTACTTCCGAGAAGCCGGATACTTACCGGATGCATTGCTGAATTTTTTGGGTCTGATGGCCTTTTCATTCGAAGAAGGTCGCGAAATCTTTTCGCTCTCAGACTTTGTGCAAAATTTTAAATTGGAACGCATCTCCTTGGGAGGTCCCGTGTTTGATTTGAAAAAATTGCTCTGGCTAAACGGTCGTTATTTACGCGAAAATCGAAACGGTGAGCAAGTCGTTGCTTATTTGCAAGACCGATTGTTTTCGACCGCGTACTTGAACCAGATCGTTCCATTGGTCAAAGAACGAGTCGAGAAATCCGAAGATTTTATCGAATACGCGGACTTCTTTTTTAAAGCATCTGTGTTGGTAGAGCCTGAGAACTATCTCATTAAAGGCGTCGAAGATCGAAAAAAGCTGATTGAACTTTACGAAGAACTCATTGAGCAAATCGAGGTCTTAAGGCCTTTTGATGCACCAAGCCTGGAAAGCGCTTTGCGAACTTTTTGCGAACAACATCAGCTCAAACCCAAAGATGTGTTCATGCCTGTACGCCTTATGGCGACGGGAAAAAAAGCAACCCCGCCCTTGTTTGAAACGCTGGCTGTGCTAGGACGAGAGCGCTGTAGAACGCGTCTTCGAGCGGCTTTAGGAGAATTAAAGAAATGA